The proteins below come from a single Malus sylvestris chromosome 3, drMalSylv7.2, whole genome shotgun sequence genomic window:
- the LOC126614967 gene encoding L10-interacting MYB domain-containing protein-like translates to MAKKGASSSNPVATWNAHNISIFCDVCIKEVEAGHRSGTHFDKNGYANIRANFKAETWHDYERKQLKNKWDALKNEWKLWKELVGKETGLWWNSSKGTIDTSEEWWNNKIQINKEYGKLQKKGISPEMEEKLDRMFLTTVATGEHAWAPSSGVLPPESREESVGQIDSYDEEETETMQDLRQASRKGKKRVANQGELGKKKVDKKGKKIGGAAKLCGQIDRLVEAYETRSSANSLMRSLHIGSSISKVLAVVGQLPGCEPPSELWLFATCLFCSAEKREVFTTIQDPEVRLTWLKYMFKKNKKL, encoded by the exons ATGGCAAAGAAGGGGGCATCTTCGTCAAATCCTGTAGCTACATGGAATGCCCACAATATATCTATATTTTGTGATGTTTGCATCAAGGAGGTTGAGGCCGGACATCGTTCGGGCACTCACTTTGACAAAAATGGATATGCAAATATTAGAGCTAACTTCAAAGCAGAGACATGGCATGATTATGAAAGAAagcaactgaaaaataagtgGGATGCACTTAAAAATGAGTGGAAGTTGTGGAAAGAGCTAGTTGGTAAAGAAACTGGCCTATGGTGGAATTCGAGCAAGGGTACTATTGATACCTCTGAGGAGTGGTGGAATAATAAAATTCAG ATAAACAAAGAATAtggaaaattgcaaaaaaaaggCATTAGTCCTGAGATGGAGGAAAAGTTAGATAGGATGTTCTTGACTACAGTTGCTACCGGTGAACATGCCTGGGCACCTTCATCTGGAGTACTACCACCAGAGTCAAGAGAGGAATCTGTAGGACAAATTGATTCATATGATGAGGAAGAAACTGAGACTATGCAGGATCTAAGGCAAGCAAgtaggaaaggaaaaaaaagagtgGCTAACCAAGGAGAATTGGGAAAGAAGAAGGTTGataagaaagggaaaaaaattggagGTGCTGCAAAACTTTGTGGTCAAATTGACCGTCTTGTTGAAGCTTATGAAACTAGGAGTTCTGCAAATTCATTGATGAGGTCGCTGCATATAGGTAGTAGTATTTCGAAAGTGTTAGCAGTTGTAGGACAATTGCCTGGTTGTGAGCCACCTAGCGAGTTATGGTTGTTTGCTACATGTTTATTTTGTTCTGCAGAGAAGCGAGAGGTGTTTACCACGATCCAAGATCCTGAAGTCCGGCTGACTTGGTTGAAATATATGttcaagaaaaataagaagCTATAA